The proteins below are encoded in one region of Engystomops pustulosus chromosome 8, aEngPut4.maternal, whole genome shotgun sequence:
- the LOC140075021 gene encoding cytochrome P450 2K6-like isoform X2 produces the protein MWQRRQKRRRHPQGNVKNRNHPAQEIKQDMFLHQCRYNILKLSEKYGEVFTLHFGPKKMVILSGYKAVKEALVTRADDFGERASSPIFDIISNEHGIIFANGEIWKSMRRFTLSTLRDFGMGKKSVEVKIQEELHPYIESFKSYNGKPFNTHILTNSAISNIICSIVFGKRFEYDDPTFEKLIRMLDENAKLVGTPKVMLFNYYPFIGSIFGLQNKVAQNIKDLHSFILKCIKKCRQEFDANDIGGYIDAYLMKQEQESTKTETYFDEQNLLASVLDLFAAGTETTSTTIRWGILLMMKYPEIQKKVQDEIKTHIKPGQLPTIEDRRKMPYTDAVVHEVQRFANIVPLNLSRAPPTDINFRGYCIPKGTEVIPSLTSVLFDKTQWETPYEFNPNHFLDKDGKFVRNDAFMPFSAGRRACAGESLAKMEVFLFFTGLLQAFTFYPPPGVSREDLNLKPAVGFTLVPQPYMTCAKPNY, from the exons CTATCTGAGAAATATGGTGAAGTCTTTACTCTGCACTTCGGACCTAAGAAAATGGTGATACTTTCCGGTTACAAGGCCGTGAAAGAGGCGCTGGTCACGCGGGCGGATGACTTTGGAGAAAGAGCAAGTTCTCCAATCTTTGATATAATATCAAATGAACATG GTATAATCTTTGCCAATGGAGAAATATGGAAATCTATGAGGAGGTTCACACTATCAACACTTCGAGACTTCGGAATGGGGAAGAAATCTGTGGAAGTCAAAATCCAAGAAGAATTACATCCCTATATAGAAAGTTTTAAATCTTACAATG GCAAACCATTTAACACACACATTTTAACAAACAGTGCAATATCCAACATAATCTGCTCCATTGTTTTTGGGAAAAGATTTGAGTATGATGACCCGACGTTTGAAAAATTAATCAGAATGTTAGATGAGAATGCGAAACTGGTTGGAACACCCAAAGTGATG CTGTTTAATTATTACCCATTTATTGGATCAATCTTTGGCCTACAAAACAAAGTTGCGCAGAACATAAAAGATCTACATTCTTTTATtctgaaatgtataaaaaaatgcaGACAAGAGTTTGATGCAAATGACATTGGGGGATATATTGATGCTTATCTAATGAAGCAAGAACAG GAGTCAACAAAAACAGAGACATATTTTGATGAACAAAATCTCCTTGCTTCAGTTCTGGATCTCTTCGCTGCTGGAACTGAAACTACATCCACGACCATCCGCTGGGGAATTTTATTGATGATGAAGTACCCTGAGATTCAGA AGAAAGTACAAGACGAAATTAAGACACACATTAAGCCAGGACAGTTGCCGACAATAGAGGATCGCAGGAAAATGCCTTATACTGATGCTGTAGTACATGAAGTACAGAGGTTTGCCAATATTGTTCCACTGAACCTGTCACGCGCACCTCCAACTGATATCAATTTTCGGGGCTATTGCATTCCAAAA GGCACAGAGGTTATTCCATCGCTGACATCAGTTCTCTTTGACAAGACTCAATGGGAAACTCCATATGAATTTAATCCAAATCACTTTTTGGATAAAGATGGGAAATTTGTGCGTAACGATGCATTTATGCCTTTCTCAGCAG GGAGAAGAGCCTGTGCTGGTGAAAGCTTGGCAAAGATGGAAGTTTTCCTGTTCTTCACCGGACTTCTCCAAGCATTCACTTTTTATCCACCACCTGGAGTTTCCAGAGAAGACCTGAATCTTAAGCCGGCCGTTGGGTTTACATTAGTTCCTCAACCCTACATGACATGTGCCAAGCCAAACTATTAA
- the LOC140075021 gene encoding cytochrome P450 2K1-like isoform X1, translated as MAFIAYFLSRVDVLLFISVCIAFLIYWINGSKKKTANMPPGPTPLPFIGNLHLVDLNKPYQSLMELSEKYGEVFTLHFGPKKMVILSGYKAVKEALVTRADDFGERASSPIFDIISNEHGIIFANGEIWKSMRRFTLSTLRDFGMGKKSVEVKIQEELHPYIESFKSYNGKPFNTHILTNSAISNIICSIVFGKRFEYDDPTFEKLIRMLDENAKLVGTPKVMLFNYYPFIGSIFGLQNKVAQNIKDLHSFILKCIKKCRQEFDANDIGGYIDAYLMKQEQESTKTETYFDEQNLLASVLDLFAAGTETTSTTIRWGILLMMKYPEIQKKVQDEIKTHIKPGQLPTIEDRRKMPYTDAVVHEVQRFANIVPLNLSRAPPTDINFRGYCIPKGTEVIPSLTSVLFDKTQWETPYEFNPNHFLDKDGKFVRNDAFMPFSAGRRACAGESLAKMEVFLFFTGLLQAFTFYPPPGVSREDLNLKPAVGFTLVPQPYMTCAKPNY; from the exons ATGGCTTTTATTGCATACTTTTTGTCTAGAGTCGATGTATTACTATTTATTTCAGTTTGTATCGCATTTCTAATCTATTGGATCAATGGATCTAAGAAGAAAACAGCAAATATGCCTCCCGGACCTACACCTCTCCCATTTATTGGTAACCTCCACCTGGTTGACCTGAATAAGCCCTACCAATCACTGATGGAG CTATCTGAGAAATATGGTGAAGTCTTTACTCTGCACTTCGGACCTAAGAAAATGGTGATACTTTCCGGTTACAAGGCCGTGAAAGAGGCGCTGGTCACGCGGGCGGATGACTTTGGAGAAAGAGCAAGTTCTCCAATCTTTGATATAATATCAAATGAACATG GTATAATCTTTGCCAATGGAGAAATATGGAAATCTATGAGGAGGTTCACACTATCAACACTTCGAGACTTCGGAATGGGGAAGAAATCTGTGGAAGTCAAAATCCAAGAAGAATTACATCCCTATATAGAAAGTTTTAAATCTTACAATG GCAAACCATTTAACACACACATTTTAACAAACAGTGCAATATCCAACATAATCTGCTCCATTGTTTTTGGGAAAAGATTTGAGTATGATGACCCGACGTTTGAAAAATTAATCAGAATGTTAGATGAGAATGCGAAACTGGTTGGAACACCCAAAGTGATG CTGTTTAATTATTACCCATTTATTGGATCAATCTTTGGCCTACAAAACAAAGTTGCGCAGAACATAAAAGATCTACATTCTTTTATtctgaaatgtataaaaaaatgcaGACAAGAGTTTGATGCAAATGACATTGGGGGATATATTGATGCTTATCTAATGAAGCAAGAACAG GAGTCAACAAAAACAGAGACATATTTTGATGAACAAAATCTCCTTGCTTCAGTTCTGGATCTCTTCGCTGCTGGAACTGAAACTACATCCACGACCATCCGCTGGGGAATTTTATTGATGATGAAGTACCCTGAGATTCAGA AGAAAGTACAAGACGAAATTAAGACACACATTAAGCCAGGACAGTTGCCGACAATAGAGGATCGCAGGAAAATGCCTTATACTGATGCTGTAGTACATGAAGTACAGAGGTTTGCCAATATTGTTCCACTGAACCTGTCACGCGCACCTCCAACTGATATCAATTTTCGGGGCTATTGCATTCCAAAA GGCACAGAGGTTATTCCATCGCTGACATCAGTTCTCTTTGACAAGACTCAATGGGAAACTCCATATGAATTTAATCCAAATCACTTTTTGGATAAAGATGGGAAATTTGTGCGTAACGATGCATTTATGCCTTTCTCAGCAG GGAGAAGAGCCTGTGCTGGTGAAAGCTTGGCAAAGATGGAAGTTTTCCTGTTCTTCACCGGACTTCTCCAAGCATTCACTTTTTATCCACCACCTGGAGTTTCCAGAGAAGACCTGAATCTTAAGCCGGCCGTTGGGTTTACATTAGTTCCTCAACCCTACATGACATGTGCCAAGCCAAACTATTAA